A genome region from Triticum aestivum cultivar Chinese Spring chromosome 2B, IWGSC CS RefSeq v2.1, whole genome shotgun sequence includes the following:
- the LOC123044299 gene encoding MKI67 FHA domain-interacting nucleolar phosphoprotein isoform X2, translating to MGLRDKKRNQRRVLSRRSAGPRTGEGKDFLPLEGKEQRIRERQTEEPENTATVLYIGHIPHGFYEDQMQGFFQQFGAVKRVRIARNHKTGKSKHYGFIEFENPEVAKIVADEMNNYLLFEHTLQIAPVPLEKVHAKLWKGVRKGFVPVDRVAIERKKLSKDKTVEEHKRMLEGIVKRDENRRKRIKAAGIDYECPALIGSVQPSAKKIKFDED from the exons ATGGGGTTGAGGGACAAGAAGAGGAACCAGAGGCGCGTGCTCTCGCGGCGCTCGGCCGGCCCCCGGACTGGCGAGGGCAAGGATTTCCTG CCGCTGGAGGGGAAGGAGCAGAGGATCCGGGAGCGGCAGACCGAGGAGCCGGAGAACACGGCCACTGTCCTGTACATCGGCCACATACCCCACGGCTTCTACGAGGACCAGATGCAAG GTTTCTTTCAGCAGTTTGGGGCTGTTAAGAGGGTCAGGATTGCCCGGAACCACAAG ACAGGAAAGTCCAAGCATTATGGATTCATTGAGTTTGAGAACCCCGAG GTGGCCAAGATTGTAGCTGATGAGATGAATAACTACCTCTTGTTTGAGCACACTCTGCAAATTGCGCCTGTCCCACTGGAGAAAGTTCATGCCAAATT ATGGAAAGGTGTGCGGAAGGGATTTGTACCAGTTGACCGGGTAGCAATTGAACGGAAGAAGCTTAGTAAG GATAAAACAGTAGAAGAGCATAAGAGGATGCTCGAAGGAATTGTAAAGCGGGATGAGAATCGTCGCAAAAGAATCAAGGCTGCTGGTATCGATTATGAGTGTCCAGCCCTT ATCGGGAGCGTTCAGCCTTCAGCTAAGAAGATCAAGTTTGATGAGGATTAG
- the LOC123044298 gene encoding vegetative cell wall protein gp1, producing MASGIASMSSSLAVLLLGALLLSRSSVGNAARHLEEAEYPPVPKPDVPPPLPVPEVLPKPGLPPLPAPEEQPNPELPPLPTPDVLPEPPLPAPDVLPKPGLPTPNVQPKPELPPLPKPEVPKPDVEPKPELPPVPKGEEPPKTELPPPPTGGIPPKPVSPPLPTGELPPKPEPELLPKTDEPSKPEQPPLPTGEIPPKPEVELPPKTEEPPKPELPPPPTGDLPPKPDVGLPLKPDLPPLPTSELPPTAQPPLPNPAEPKP from the coding sequence ATGGCTTCCGGGATCGCCAGCATGTCGTCCTCTCTTGCGGTGCTCCTCCTCGGCGCGCTGCTGCTCTCCCGCAGCAGCGTCGGCAACGCGGCGCGGCACCTGGAGGAGGCGGAGTACCCACCGGTACCCAAGCCGGACGTGCCGCCACCGTTGCCTGTACCGGAGGTGCTGCCGAAGCCGGGGCTGCCACCGCTGCCCGCACCTGAGGAGCAGCCCAATCCGGAGCTGCCGCCGTTGCCCACACCGGACGTGTTGCCAGAGCCGCCGTTGCCCGCACCCGACGTGCTGCCGAAGCCGGGGCTGCCCACACCTAACGTGCAGCCCAAACCGGAGTTGCCGCCGTTGCCCAAACCGGAGGTGCCCAAACCTGACGTGGAACCGAAGCCAGAGCTGCCACCCGTGCCCAAGGGTGAGGAGCCACCGAAGacggagctgccgccgccgccaacagGTGGGATCCCACCAAAGCCGGTTTCGCCGCCTCTTCCTACAGGTGAGCttccgcccaagccggagcccgagctgcTGCCCAAGACAGACGAGCCATCGAAGCCAGAGCAGCCTCCACTTCCGACCGGTGAGATTCCACCGAAGCCAGAGGTCGAGCTGCCACCCAAGACAGAGGAGCCACCGAAGCCGGAGCTGCCGCCGCCTCCGACCGGTGACCTTCCACCGAAGCCGGACGTCGGGCTGCCACTGAAGCCAGACCTGCCGCCGCTCCCTACCAGTGAGCTTCCACCGACGGCGCAGCCGCCACTGCCGAATCCCGCGGAACCAAAACCATGA
- the LOC123044299 gene encoding MKI67 FHA domain-interacting nucleolar phosphoprotein isoform X1, with amino-acid sequence MGLRDKKRNQRRVLSRRSAGPRTGEGKDFLPLEGKEQRIRERQTEEPENTATVLYIGHIPHGFYEDQMQGFFQQFGAVKRVRIARNHKTGKSKHYGFIEFENPEVSTCVGIYQIIRAHCMFVVCLQISGLFLVYQVAKIVADEMNNYLLFEHTLQIAPVPLEKVHAKLWKGVRKGFVPVDRVAIERKKLSKDKTVEEHKRMLEGIVKRDENRRKRIKAAGIDYECPALIGSVQPSAKKIKFDED; translated from the exons ATGGGGTTGAGGGACAAGAAGAGGAACCAGAGGCGCGTGCTCTCGCGGCGCTCGGCCGGCCCCCGGACTGGCGAGGGCAAGGATTTCCTG CCGCTGGAGGGGAAGGAGCAGAGGATCCGGGAGCGGCAGACCGAGGAGCCGGAGAACACGGCCACTGTCCTGTACATCGGCCACATACCCCACGGCTTCTACGAGGACCAGATGCAAG GTTTCTTTCAGCAGTTTGGGGCTGTTAAGAGGGTCAGGATTGCCCGGAACCACAAG ACAGGAAAGTCCAAGCATTATGGATTCATTGAGTTTGAGAACCCCGAGGTAAGCACGTGTGTTGGGATATATCAGATTATCAGGGCACACTGTATGTTTGTTGTCTGCTTACAAATTTCTGGCCTGTTCTTGGTATATCAGGTGGCCAAGATTGTAGCTGATGAGATGAATAACTACCTCTTGTTTGAGCACACTCTGCAAATTGCGCCTGTCCCACTGGAGAAAGTTCATGCCAAATT ATGGAAAGGTGTGCGGAAGGGATTTGTACCAGTTGACCGGGTAGCAATTGAACGGAAGAAGCTTAGTAAG GATAAAACAGTAGAAGAGCATAAGAGGATGCTCGAAGGAATTGTAAAGCGGGATGAGAATCGTCGCAAAAGAATCAAGGCTGCTGGTATCGATTATGAGTGTCCAGCCCTT ATCGGGAGCGTTCAGCCTTCAGCTAAGAAGATCAAGTTTGATGAGGATTAG